From Pseudomonas sp. B21-028, one genomic window encodes:
- a CDS encoding helix-turn-helix transcriptional regulator yields the protein MRPCDGIQHRENIIDACVIRARQPLTLPRVSVFVTTLCRVRQGEKLLQWDDREMRAGPQHLILMPAGRELGFSNFPGLHGHYIADAVTFPVSILRNFSARYSQQITSRHGALKTDLCVPPDRHTTQAWDQLLASIHANSPEALRALYGEAVLLSLCLGGQVGPLLMGRNDPIRERVQQIVMGSPEKDWTVAGIAQRLNLGESTLRRQLANEGDSFRNILESVRLATALQGLQTTSRPIGEIAAACGYASASRFAVRFRSHYGLSPRELRAGI from the coding sequence ATGCGCCCTTGTGACGGCATACAGCACCGGGAAAACATTATCGATGCGTGCGTCATCCGGGCGCGACAGCCGCTGACCTTGCCAAGGGTGTCGGTGTTCGTGACCACCTTGTGTCGAGTGAGGCAAGGGGAAAAACTGTTGCAATGGGATGATCGGGAGATGCGCGCCGGGCCGCAACATCTGATTCTGATGCCGGCCGGACGCGAGCTGGGTTTCTCGAACTTTCCCGGACTTCACGGTCACTACATTGCCGATGCGGTAACCTTTCCCGTCTCGATACTGCGTAACTTCAGCGCCCGGTATAGCCAGCAGATCACGAGTCGTCATGGTGCACTAAAGACTGATCTATGCGTCCCTCCGGACAGGCATACCACACAGGCGTGGGATCAATTGTTGGCCTCTATCCATGCGAACTCCCCGGAGGCATTACGTGCTCTCTATGGGGAAGCGGTTCTTCTGAGTCTGTGCCTTGGTGGCCAGGTCGGACCTCTGCTGATGGGGCGCAACGATCCAATTCGCGAACGTGTGCAGCAGATCGTGATGGGCAGCCCGGAGAAAGACTGGACGGTCGCGGGCATTGCACAACGCCTGAACCTGGGTGAGTCGACGTTGCGTCGCCAGCTGGCGAATGAGGGAGACAGTTTCAGGAATATCCTGGAGAGCGTTCGACTGGCGACGGCGTTGCAAGGACTGCAAACAACGTCTCGCCCTATTGGAGAAATTGCCGCGGCCTGCGGTTACGCCTCGGCCTCACGTTTTGCGGTGCGCTTTCGCTCACACTATGGTCTGTCGCCACGTGAATTGCGGGCAGGGATCTAA
- a CDS encoding kinase inhibitor: MNIRSVLPALSMAVAFSGYAADFSLTSQDIADNRPLTKREVFQGFGCEGGNTSPELSWANAPAGTRSYAITVYDPDAPTGSGWWHWTVVNLPTSTNSLPRGVGANLPAGAVQGRTDYGRPGFGGACPPVGDKPHRYQFTVWALKVDKLPLDSEASGALVGYMLNANALAKATITPTYGR, translated from the coding sequence ATGAACATCAGATCAGTCCTGCCTGCACTTTCCATGGCAGTAGCATTCAGTGGATATGCCGCCGACTTCTCGCTCACCAGCCAGGATATTGCTGACAACCGCCCGCTGACCAAGCGCGAGGTATTCCAAGGTTTCGGCTGCGAAGGTGGCAACACTTCTCCTGAGCTTTCCTGGGCAAACGCTCCCGCAGGTACCAGAAGCTATGCGATCACGGTCTATGATCCCGATGCACCGACCGGTAGCGGTTGGTGGCATTGGACGGTGGTTAACCTGCCGACTTCTACCAATAGCTTGCCAAGAGGAGTGGGAGCGAACCTGCCTGCAGGTGCAGTACAAGGGCGAACCGATTATGGCCGGCCGGGATTTGGTGGGGCTTGCCCACCTGTAGGAGATAAACCCCATCGATATCAATTCACCGTATGGGCATTGAAAGTAGATAAGCTACCACTCGACAGTGAGGCCAGTGGTGCCTTGGTTGGCTACATGCTCAATGCCAACGCCCTTGCCAAAGCGACCATTACTCCAACTTACGGACGTTAA
- a CDS encoding diaminobutyrate--2-oxoglutarate transaminase, with the protein MESLHRWTDSGSIFTLEHFRQQPPREFKPDDLLERQAVRESNARSYPRRIPLALKEAHGLYVLDTRGQVFMDCLAGAGTLALGHNHPVTIDAMRATLDSGLPLHTLDLTTPVKDAFVEALFAALPPAFAAQARIQFCGPTGADGIEAALKLAKIATGRKGIFCFSGGYHGMTQGALSLMGNLGPKQLPGSLMADVQVLPYPYDYRCPFNIGGEASIDVGLSYIEQLLTDPESGVLPPAAVVVEVVQGEGGVIPAPARWLQGVRKLTQQHGVALIIDEVQTGLGRTGRMFAFEHAGIEPDILVLSKAIGGGLPLSVMVYREALDLWKPGAHAGTFRGNQMAMAAGTATLRYIQEQGLASHAEAMGERLMTQLRQIQRDYPCIGQVRGRGLMVGVEVVSTAAQGARVAPADGVMAKAIQQQCLREGVIIELGGRHGAVVRFLPPLTIQAAEIDLLVEKFQFALGKACLDSELRG; encoded by the coding sequence ATGGAAAGTCTTCACCGCTGGACTGACTCCGGCTCGATTTTTACCCTCGAACATTTCCGCCAGCAGCCACCGCGTGAGTTCAAGCCGGACGACCTGCTTGAACGCCAGGCCGTTCGCGAATCCAATGCCCGCTCTTATCCAAGACGTATTCCGTTGGCCCTTAAAGAAGCCCATGGACTCTATGTGCTCGACACGCGCGGCCAGGTGTTCATGGATTGTCTGGCCGGGGCCGGAACGCTGGCGCTCGGTCACAACCATCCGGTGACCATCGATGCAATGCGAGCAACGCTCGATTCCGGCTTGCCCTTACACACACTCGACCTGACCACCCCCGTCAAGGATGCGTTTGTCGAGGCCCTGTTCGCGGCATTGCCGCCGGCGTTCGCTGCGCAAGCACGCATTCAATTCTGTGGGCCGACGGGGGCTGACGGGATTGAAGCGGCCCTCAAGCTCGCGAAGATCGCGACGGGTCGCAAGGGCATCTTCTGCTTCTCCGGTGGTTATCACGGTATGACCCAAGGTGCATTGAGCCTGATGGGCAATCTGGGGCCCAAGCAATTGCCCGGCTCGCTGATGGCCGACGTGCAAGTGTTGCCCTATCCCTATGACTACCGCTGCCCATTCAATATTGGCGGCGAGGCGAGTATCGATGTAGGGCTGAGTTACATCGAGCAATTGTTGACGGACCCCGAATCCGGAGTCCTTCCACCCGCTGCGGTTGTGGTGGAGGTGGTACAAGGGGAAGGCGGCGTGATTCCAGCGCCGGCTCGCTGGCTTCAAGGGGTGCGCAAGCTGACCCAGCAGCATGGTGTCGCGTTGATCATCGATGAAGTCCAGACCGGATTAGGCCGTACCGGACGCATGTTCGCGTTTGAACATGCCGGGATCGAACCCGACATCCTGGTCCTCTCCAAAGCCATCGGCGGTGGTCTTCCGTTGTCGGTCATGGTTTACCGTGAAGCCTTGGACCTCTGGAAACCGGGGGCCCACGCAGGTACTTTCCGCGGCAACCAGATGGCCATGGCCGCGGGTACGGCAACATTGCGCTATATCCAGGAACAAGGCCTCGCGTCCCACGCCGAGGCCATGGGCGAGCGCTTGATGACTCAGCTTCGGCAGATTCAGCGTGATTACCCGTGCATCGGGCAGGTTCGCGGACGTGGCCTGATGGTGGGTGTCGAAGTCGTCTCGACGGCAGCTCAAGGCGCGCGCGTGGCACCGGCCGACGGCGTGATGGCAAAGGCCATTCAACAGCAATGCCTGCGAGAGGGCGTCATTATTGAACTGGGTGGGCGCCACGGGGCTGTCGTACGGTTCTTGCCGCCGTTAACAATCCAGGCTGCAGAGATTGATCTGCTGGTAGAGAAGTTTCAGTTCGCGTTGGGTAAGGCATGCCTTGATTCGGAGCTTAGGGGCTGA
- a CDS encoding RtcB family protein → MTTQTFELLEVENGKPIKMWTRGVPVEPEARQQLMNTAQMPFVFKHMAVMPDVHLGKGSTIGSVIPTKGAVIPAAVGVDLGCGMSAVRTSLRASDLPDHLFGLRSAIEKAVPHGRTSGRSGRDKGAWETAPAIVDQAWSALEGRFDLITQKHPSLEKSNNHKHLGTLGTGNHFVEVCLDEADHVWVMLHTGSRGVGNAIGSYFIEKAREEMRKHMVNLPDRDLAYLREGTSSFDDYVEAVEWAQDFAKQNRAVMMLAVLDAVRSVITKPFESRLIAVDCHHNYVERGTYFGEDILLTRKGAVSAQKGQMGIIPGSMGAKSFIVRGLGNEEAFCSCSHGAGRVMSRTKAKAVFTVEDQVRATAHVECRKDAAVIDEIPMAYKDIDAVMAAQRDLVEVVHTLRQVVCVKG, encoded by the coding sequence ATGACCACTCAAACCTTCGAGCTGCTTGAAGTCGAAAACGGCAAGCCCATCAAGATGTGGACCCGGGGTGTCCCGGTTGAGCCAGAGGCCAGGCAGCAACTGATGAACACTGCGCAGATGCCGTTCGTGTTCAAGCACATGGCGGTCATGCCCGACGTTCATTTGGGAAAGGGCTCGACGATCGGGAGCGTGATTCCCACCAAGGGTGCGGTCATTCCCGCTGCCGTCGGGGTCGACCTCGGTTGCGGGATGTCGGCGGTCCGCACCTCGCTGCGCGCCAGCGACCTTCCCGATCATCTGTTCGGCCTGCGCTCTGCAATCGAGAAGGCTGTCCCGCACGGGCGCACCTCGGGGCGTAGCGGCCGGGACAAAGGGGCCTGGGAAACCGCACCGGCGATTGTCGACCAGGCCTGGTCGGCGCTTGAGGGGCGTTTCGACCTCATTACCCAAAAGCACCCCAGCCTTGAAAAGTCCAACAACCACAAACACCTCGGGACTCTGGGCACAGGCAACCACTTCGTCGAGGTGTGCCTGGACGAAGCCGACCATGTATGGGTGATGTTGCACACCGGTTCCCGCGGCGTAGGCAACGCGATCGGTAGCTATTTCATCGAGAAGGCCCGTGAGGAAATGCGCAAGCATATGGTGAACCTGCCTGACCGGGACCTGGCCTACCTGCGGGAAGGAACGTCCAGCTTCGATGACTACGTTGAGGCTGTCGAGTGGGCCCAGGATTTCGCCAAGCAGAACCGCGCGGTCATGATGTTGGCAGTGCTGGACGCCGTGCGGTCGGTCATCACCAAGCCCTTTGAGTCGCGGCTGATCGCCGTCGACTGTCACCACAACTACGTGGAGCGGGGCACCTACTTTGGGGAGGATATTCTTCTCACCCGTAAAGGCGCCGTCTCTGCGCAGAAGGGGCAGATGGGGATTATTCCCGGGTCGATGGGCGCAAAGAGTTTCATCGTGCGAGGCCTGGGGAACGAGGAAGCCTTTTGCAGTTGTTCACACGGTGCGGGTCGGGTGATGAGCCGTACCAAGGCGAAGGCGGTGTTTACCGTTGAGGACCAGGTGCGGGCGACCGCCCATGTCGAGTGCCGGAAGGATGCGGCGGTCATCGACGAGATCCCGATGGCCTACAAGGACATTGATGCGGTCATGGCGGCCCAGCGCGATCTGGTTGAAGTGGTCCATACCTTGCGCCAAGTCGTATGCGTGAAGGGGTGA
- a CDS encoding YceK/YidQ family lipoprotein, with protein sequence MALLTGCATVNESSSYGHMCGLHPYCGVTVDMEIIKGATDDNAGAMSALAPFAVIDLPFSFVADTLILPYTIFHMKNVDE encoded by the coding sequence ATGGCGCTGCTGACAGGGTGCGCGACTGTCAACGAAAGCTCCAGCTATGGGCACATGTGCGGCCTCCATCCTTACTGCGGCGTTACTGTCGATATGGAGATCATCAAAGGCGCGACGGACGACAACGCTGGGGCCATGAGTGCCCTGGCTCCGTTTGCGGTCATTGACCTGCCGTTCAGTTTCGTCGCCGATACGCTGATCCTGCCGTACACGATTTTTCATATGAAGAATGTCGACGAGTAG
- a CDS encoding ester cyclase: MSPNLADLYSDYIACLNAQDWENLGHFVHPDVVHNARPLGLHGYRSMLEADYRAIPDLRFAIALLVVDPPKLAARLAFNCTPAGEFLGLAVNGAPISFAENVFYAFEDGRIREVWSVIDKGAIEAQLRSA, encoded by the coding sequence ATGAGCCCGAACCTTGCCGATCTTTATAGCGACTACATCGCCTGCCTGAATGCACAGGACTGGGAAAACCTAGGCCATTTTGTGCACCCGGATGTGGTTCACAACGCAAGGCCATTAGGGTTGCACGGCTATCGAAGCATGCTGGAAGCAGATTATCGCGCTATCCCCGACTTGCGCTTTGCAATTGCACTCCTGGTGGTCGATCCACCCAAGTTGGCAGCTCGCCTGGCCTTCAATTGCACGCCGGCAGGGGAATTCCTGGGCCTTGCGGTGAATGGGGCACCCATCTCCTTCGCCGAAAATGTCTTCTACGCGTTCGAGGACGGCAGGATCCGCGAGGTCTGGTCGGTCATCGATAAGGGAGCGATCGAAGCTCAGCTCCGATCAGCGTAG
- the rtcA gene encoding RNA 3'-terminal phosphate cyclase: MGQDLILIDGTDGGGQVLRTALSLSMITGRAFRMTGIRGKRSRPGLLRQHLTAVRAAAEICGARILGAELNSTAIEFRPGTVKAGDYSFAIGTAGSTILVLQTLLPALLQATGPSTVRITGGTHNPAAPPFDFIEQAWLPLIRRMGAQLELSLLRHGFVPCGGGVIEATIRPSTLEPLVLDGEREPVTIVSAEALVSGIPVSIGNRELDRLSARLKIERRDLSVTDLGDQAGPGNVVSITATRAGVTEVFASIGQERVRAEQVADVAIDEFTAWAQSNTAVGNRLADQLMLPMAIAGAGKLTTERLSNHIRTNAAVIQQFIAIDVRLTQLSAQGNVVVELHARQLSGHDSNGG; the protein is encoded by the coding sequence ATGGGCCAGGATCTGATTCTCATCGACGGCACCGACGGAGGAGGGCAGGTGCTTCGTACTGCCCTCAGCCTTTCCATGATCACCGGCCGGGCATTCCGGATGACAGGTATACGCGGCAAGCGCTCCCGTCCCGGTCTGTTGCGCCAGCACCTGACCGCAGTACGAGCGGCGGCTGAGATTTGCGGCGCTAGAATCCTTGGAGCGGAACTCAATTCGACCGCTATCGAATTCCGTCCCGGGACCGTAAAGGCAGGGGATTATTCATTCGCGATCGGCACGGCGGGCAGCACGATACTGGTATTGCAGACCCTGTTGCCGGCGCTGTTGCAGGCAACGGGACCGAGTACCGTCCGGATTACCGGCGGAACTCATAATCCGGCGGCTCCGCCTTTCGATTTCATAGAACAGGCGTGGCTGCCATTGATACGGCGTATGGGGGCACAGCTGGAATTGTCGCTGCTGCGTCATGGTTTTGTCCCCTGCGGAGGTGGCGTGATCGAAGCGACCATTCGACCATCGACGCTTGAACCATTGGTGCTGGACGGCGAGCGGGAACCCGTCACCATCGTTTCGGCTGAAGCGCTGGTTTCGGGCATTCCTGTCTCGATCGGGAATCGCGAACTCGATCGACTCTCGGCAAGGTTGAAGATTGAACGACGCGACCTGTCGGTTACTGATCTGGGTGACCAGGCGGGCCCCGGCAATGTGGTATCGATCACTGCCACCAGAGCCGGCGTTACCGAGGTGTTCGCGAGCATTGGGCAAGAGCGCGTACGCGCAGAGCAAGTCGCTGACGTGGCGATAGACGAGTTCACGGCGTGGGCCCAGTCAAACACAGCGGTTGGCAATCGCCTGGCGGATCAGTTGATGTTGCCGATGGCCATTGCCGGCGCTGGAAAACTGACAACGGAGCGTTTGAGCAATCACATCCGAACGAACGCAGCGGTGATCCAGCAGTTCATCGCTATTGATGTGCGCCTCACTCAACTTTCCGCTCAAGGAAACGTTGTTGTTGAGCTTCATGCTCGCCAATTGTCAGGACATGACAGCAATGGAGGCTAA
- the feaR gene encoding transcriptional regulator FeaR, whose translation MNTACHPTNLFLGHQGFEAWHGDLSANCGTFHVEPPLQSGIEEFRGAVTPVDDEHSLVKGARIISNCRQVHRSQRDIRQDDKDFFFLVMQLDGQAIACQPGTQTVLRRGDLVLLDVSQPCDFRFEGWSDQVSVILPRKSVLQRFREHQLQINHRIDAASPIGRMSGLLLQQLIGNPGMSEPETRATLEAIITLLRPAIGNAGGQPTSPRADTATLLKAKALIDRHLMQENLTPEYLASMLGVSLRNLHRTFSQGDMTVSRYILERRLQHCAEQIKQSDTKIMSIALSSGFKDFSHFSRAFKRHFGSSPSDYRHQPYA comes from the coding sequence ATGAATACCGCCTGTCACCCGACCAATCTGTTCCTGGGTCACCAAGGCTTCGAGGCCTGGCATGGAGACCTCTCGGCCAACTGCGGGACATTTCATGTAGAGCCGCCCCTGCAAAGCGGTATCGAAGAGTTCCGCGGTGCCGTAACCCCCGTGGATGATGAACACAGCTTGGTCAAAGGCGCGCGGATCATCAGCAATTGCCGCCAGGTACATCGATCACAGCGCGACATTCGCCAGGACGACAAGGATTTTTTCTTCCTGGTCATGCAGCTGGATGGGCAGGCGATCGCCTGCCAGCCCGGTACGCAAACCGTCCTGCGCCGTGGTGACCTGGTACTGCTGGATGTAAGCCAGCCCTGCGACTTTCGATTCGAGGGCTGGAGCGACCAGGTTTCGGTGATCCTGCCACGTAAATCCGTGCTCCAGCGCTTCCGGGAACATCAGTTGCAGATCAACCATCGTATCGACGCAGCGTCGCCGATAGGACGCATGAGCGGCCTGCTGTTGCAACAACTGATCGGCAATCCCGGCATGTCAGAACCAGAGACCCGGGCAACGCTGGAGGCGATCATCACCCTGCTGCGTCCAGCCATAGGCAATGCCGGCGGCCAACCCACCTCACCCCGGGCCGACACCGCTACATTGCTCAAGGCCAAGGCCCTCATCGACCGCCATCTGATGCAAGAGAACCTGACGCCCGAGTACCTTGCCTCGATGCTGGGGGTTTCGCTACGCAACCTGCATCGCACATTTTCACAAGGTGATATGACGGTGAGCCGCTACATCCTCGAACGACGCCTGCAGCATTGCGCAGAGCAGATCAAGCAAAGCGATACCAAGATCATGAGCATCGCTTTATCGAGCGGCTTCAAGGATTTCAGTCATTTCTCCCGAGCGTTCAAACGGCATTTTGGCTCATCTCCCAGTGATTATCGTCACCAGCCATACGCTTAG
- a CDS encoding APC family permease, which translates to MDNNNNNQHLQKTLRWTDAFALSMAVSGSIFASFGFALGVLGPVYALLLWVGSAAIGACQNWIFLEVSSMFPDKPGGIAMIATEGWRQRCKLVGPLASFGYWLGWSAVLSIVSVSAGSLIQAQWFAGQDWSFSAGPLTVGLPQLIGAGLLLIFWQFNRLGVHMAASASKYMGLLLLIPILVLAVAPLLGDSWSFEHFRNALVEPGDFGWGGLRTAMVWLFLVSWSAYGTEMCAAFGPEYRSQRDMRLALLTSGGYTVAVFAAVAFGLGGMVDSEAAMSNPSGFYIDAFNAMLGTGYSSFFVATLLVGLFMGLNAALADGSRALYGMALEGLTVRQLGVLNKHQVPGRCMTVAVVLNLGMIFLLSSPLAMLVTANIGYLVAIFFALSGFLLLRRDAPEMPRPVRLGKGWVPIAWLLTLFTGAVVLVGTASAELAGYGGLKEVLSGIGILLLSLVLYAIRQLQDRAANRNVVSQ; encoded by the coding sequence GTGGACAACAACAATAACAATCAGCATCTGCAAAAGACCTTGCGCTGGACAGATGCCTTCGCGTTATCAATGGCCGTCTCCGGCTCAATTTTCGCCTCCTTCGGTTTCGCACTGGGCGTGCTGGGGCCTGTGTACGCGCTACTACTGTGGGTGGGCTCGGCGGCCATCGGCGCCTGTCAGAACTGGATTTTTCTCGAAGTCTCGTCGATGTTTCCCGACAAGCCGGGCGGCATCGCAATGATCGCCACCGAAGGCTGGCGCCAGCGCTGCAAGCTTGTCGGCCCCTTGGCCTCATTCGGCTACTGGCTGGGCTGGTCAGCCGTGCTGTCGATCGTCAGTGTCAGTGCGGGCTCGCTGATCCAGGCGCAATGGTTCGCCGGGCAGGATTGGTCATTCTCTGCCGGGCCTCTTACTGTGGGATTGCCTCAGCTGATAGGCGCCGGCCTGTTGTTGATCTTCTGGCAGTTCAATCGACTGGGCGTCCATATGGCCGCCAGCGCCTCCAAATACATGGGCTTGCTGCTGTTGATCCCGATTCTGGTGTTGGCAGTGGCTCCGCTGTTGGGAGATAGCTGGAGTTTCGAGCACTTTCGCAATGCGCTGGTCGAGCCTGGGGATTTTGGTTGGGGTGGTCTGCGCACGGCCATGGTCTGGTTGTTCCTGGTCAGTTGGAGCGCCTACGGCACCGAGATGTGCGCGGCCTTCGGCCCCGAATATCGCAGCCAACGTGACATGCGTCTGGCCCTGCTCACCTCGGGTGGCTATACCGTTGCCGTCTTCGCTGCGGTCGCATTCGGCCTGGGTGGCATGGTCGACAGCGAGGCCGCGATGAGCAATCCCAGTGGCTTCTACATTGATGCGTTCAACGCGATGCTGGGTACTGGCTATAGCAGCTTCTTCGTCGCCACGCTGCTGGTGGGGTTGTTCATGGGGCTGAACGCGGCCTTGGCGGACGGTTCACGGGCGCTCTACGGCATGGCGCTGGAGGGCCTGACTGTTCGTCAGCTGGGCGTGCTCAACAAACATCAGGTGCCTGGGCGGTGCATGACCGTGGCCGTCGTGCTGAATCTGGGCATGATCTTCCTGCTGTCTTCTCCGCTGGCCATGCTGGTAACCGCCAACATTGGCTATCTGGTCGCTATTTTCTTCGCGCTCTCGGGGTTCCTGCTCTTGCGTCGGGATGCGCCCGAGATGCCTCGCCCGGTCAGATTGGGCAAGGGCTGGGTGCCTATTGCCTGGCTACTGACCCTCTTCACCGGCGCAGTGGTGTTGGTCGGAACGGCCTCGGCGGAATTGGCCGGTTATGGCGGGCTGAAGGAGGTGCTCAGCGGAATCGGCATCTTGCTGCTGTCCCTGGTGCTCTATGCCATTCGCCAACTGCAGGATCGCGCTGCCAATCGCAACGTCGTTTCACAATGA
- the rtcR gene encoding RNA repair transcriptional activator RtcR: MQDKKTVAIGILGSKLDRVGKGEQRWNKWRPTLSLCQQPDLVIDRLELIHGEARWDIDLALKIAADIAQVSPETEVRLHTMAMRNPWDFEEVYAALHDFAADYPFDTEDEDYLVHITTGTHVQQIVWFLLAESRHIPARLIQTQPTGLRDADAGPSGKHVITDLDLQRYDQIAKRFQAERLEGTELLKSGIATRNAAFNRTIEQLERVAVRSRAPILISGPTGAGKSFLARQIYELKRGRHQVEGPFVEVNCATLRGDTAMSTLFGHTKGAFTGAQQARDGLLRSAHKGVLFLDEIGELPLDEQAMLLKAIEEKKFLPMGSDKQVESDFTLIAGTNRDLHARVVEGLFREDLLARINIWTFVLPGLANRSEDIEPNIDFELQRHARDNGHMVRFNTEARRRYLAFATARDAAWPGNFRQLSASITRMATLADSGRIDMTLVEDELERLRADWRIPTALAPLSEHLAKAGLEIDLFDRLQLESVLKVCSTAASQADAGRKLFSQSRSAKASSNDSDRIRKYLARFNITWSQVPGLLAHRHGGS, translated from the coding sequence ATGCAGGACAAAAAGACAGTCGCCATCGGGATTCTTGGGTCAAAGCTCGACCGCGTCGGCAAGGGGGAGCAGCGCTGGAACAAATGGCGCCCTACCCTTTCGCTGTGCCAGCAGCCCGACCTGGTGATCGATCGCCTGGAACTGATTCACGGCGAAGCGCGCTGGGACATCGATCTCGCTCTGAAAATAGCGGCTGATATCGCCCAAGTCTCGCCGGAGACCGAGGTTCGCCTGCATACCATGGCGATGCGAAACCCCTGGGACTTCGAAGAGGTCTACGCCGCACTGCATGACTTCGCGGCTGACTACCCGTTTGATACGGAGGATGAGGATTATCTCGTTCACATCACGACGGGCACCCATGTCCAGCAAATCGTCTGGTTCCTGCTGGCCGAGTCCCGGCACATCCCTGCCAGGCTGATCCAGACGCAGCCAACTGGCTTGCGGGATGCTGATGCGGGCCCGTCTGGCAAACACGTCATCACCGACCTCGATCTCCAGCGCTACGACCAGATCGCCAAGCGATTCCAAGCCGAGCGCCTGGAAGGCACCGAACTGCTCAAGTCCGGTATTGCGACCCGCAACGCGGCGTTCAACCGGACGATAGAACAGCTCGAACGGGTCGCCGTGCGATCCCGGGCACCGATCCTGATCAGCGGCCCTACCGGGGCAGGCAAGTCCTTTCTCGCGCGGCAGATCTACGAGCTGAAACGGGGTCGTCATCAGGTCGAAGGTCCGTTCGTCGAGGTGAACTGCGCCACGTTGCGCGGCGATACCGCCATGTCGACGTTGTTCGGACATACGAAAGGCGCCTTCACCGGCGCCCAACAGGCGCGCGACGGCTTGCTGCGCTCGGCCCACAAGGGCGTCCTGTTCCTCGACGAGATCGGAGAACTGCCGCTCGACGAGCAAGCGATGCTCCTGAAAGCGATCGAGGAAAAGAAGTTCTTGCCGATGGGCTCCGACAAGCAGGTCGAGTCTGACTTCACGCTGATCGCGGGCACCAATCGGGACCTGCACGCGCGCGTTGTTGAAGGTCTGTTCCGCGAAGACCTGCTGGCCAGGATCAACATCTGGACTTTTGTGCTACCCGGACTGGCCAATCGGAGCGAGGACATCGAGCCAAACATCGATTTCGAATTGCAGCGCCATGCCCGGGATAACGGCCATATGGTTCGCTTCAACACCGAAGCCCGGCGTCGATACCTGGCATTCGCCACCGCCAGGGATGCCGCCTGGCCAGGCAACTTCCGGCAACTCTCTGCGTCGATCACTCGCATGGCCACACTGGCCGACAGCGGCCGCATCGACATGACGCTGGTGGAGGACGAGCTGGAACGACTGCGCGCGGATTGGCGGATACCGACCGCCTTGGCCCCATTGTCCGAACACTTGGCAAAAGCCGGCCTTGAGATCGACCTGTTTGATCGCCTTCAACTGGAATCGGTCCTGAAGGTCTGCAGCACAGCGGCAAGCCAGGCGGATGCCGGTCGCAAACTCTTTTCACAGAGCCGATCAGCCAAGGCATCAAGCAACGATTCCGATCGAATTCGAAAGTATCTGGCGCGATTCAATATCACCTGGAGCCAAGTCCCTGGGCTACTGGCACATCGTCATGGGGGAAGTTGA